The Candidatus Dechloromonas phosphoritropha genome includes a region encoding these proteins:
- the aroG gene encoding 3-deoxy-7-phosphoheptulonate synthase AroG: protein MTPQSKPNTDDLRIREIKELVPPAHVFREYPVSSRAAQTTYAARQAIHRTLHGADDRLLVVIGPCSIHDYDAALEYAKRLAKEAERHAEDLVVLMRVYFEKPRTTVGWKGLINDPRLDNTFRINEGIRLARRILLEINELDLPCATEFLDTITPQYTADLIAWGAIGARTTESQVHRELASGLSCPVGFKNGTDGNMRIAVDAIRSANSPHHFLSVTKSGHTAIVSTMGNEDCHVILRGGKEPNFDAASVDDACTEIAKAGLAARLMVDFSHGNSRKQYKLQLEVCASVAAQLAAGEERIVGVMVESHLVEGRQDLEPEKALTYGQSITDACLGWDDSLTVLEKLAAAVRARRVAEAAA, encoded by the coding sequence ATGACGCCGCAAAGCAAGCCGAACACCGACGACCTGCGGATCCGGGAAATCAAGGAACTGGTACCGCCGGCGCACGTCTTCCGCGAGTATCCAGTCTCCAGTCGCGCGGCGCAGACCACCTACGCGGCCCGTCAGGCAATCCACCGTACCCTGCACGGTGCAGACGACCGCTTGCTGGTCGTTATCGGTCCCTGTTCGATCCACGACTACGACGCCGCGCTGGAATACGCCAAACGCTTGGCGAAGGAAGCAGAAAGGCATGCTGAGGATCTCGTCGTACTGATGCGTGTGTATTTCGAGAAGCCACGCACCACGGTCGGCTGGAAGGGGCTGATCAACGACCCACGTCTCGACAACACTTTTCGCATCAACGAAGGCATCCGCCTGGCCCGGCGCATCCTGCTCGAAATCAACGAACTCGACCTACCCTGCGCCACTGAATTTCTCGACACCATCACCCCGCAATACACCGCCGACCTCATCGCCTGGGGCGCTATCGGCGCCCGTACCACCGAATCGCAGGTGCACCGCGAACTTGCCTCCGGCCTCTCCTGTCCGGTCGGCTTCAAGAACGGTACCGACGGCAACATGCGTATCGCGGTCGACGCCATCCGCTCGGCCAATTCCCCGCACCACTTCCTGTCGGTCACCAAGTCCGGCCACACCGCCATCGTGTCGACGATGGGCAACGAGGACTGCCATGTCATCCTGCGTGGCGGCAAGGAACCCAACTTCGACGCCGCGAGCGTCGATGACGCCTGTACCGAAATCGCTAAGGCCGGCCTGGCCGCCAGGCTCATGGTCGATTTCTCGCATGGCAACAGCCGCAAGCAATACAAGCTGCAACTGGAAGTCTGTGCCAGCGTTGCCGCCCAGTTGGCGGCTGGCGAGGAGCGCATCGTCGGCGTCATGGTCGAATCGCATCTCGTCGAAGGCCGTCAGGACCTAGAGCCAGAGAAGGCGCTGACCTACGGCCAGAGCATTACCGACGCCTGTCTCGGCTGGGATGACAGCCTGACGGTGCTGGAGAAGCTGGCGGCGGCCGTCCGCGCCCGTCGGGTGGCGGAGGCAGCGGCGTAA
- a CDS encoding diguanylate cyclase, producing MSEKEKKPGAAETTGTDLIEMLSQSRLFRDVPMDAIAHLLLDCEQLTIDTGETLLSRNAPNGSIYVLLAGRVSVHLTAPDDEPAFYIGIGECAGEMSVVDGNVVSADVIAEEETCVLRVSQDVLWTMVEISHAIARNLLYILSTRVRHGNELLIRNKRTQRDLELAATVDALTGINNRGWMEHSFPRIMARCADGGRSFCCLLIDIDNFKRLNDTWGHVSGDQALAAVAASLVNNIRPEDLLARFGGEEFVIGLPNTGLDEAFIVAERVRRAIEFLPLNFRRGEGLPHMTVSIGIGRMQPEQTLPELIATADEALYRAKSGGRNRVML from the coding sequence ATGAGCGAAAAAGAGAAAAAACCGGGAGCAGCCGAGACAACCGGCACCGACCTGATCGAGATGCTGAGCCAATCGCGGCTCTTTCGCGACGTCCCCATGGACGCGATCGCGCATCTGCTTCTGGACTGCGAACAACTGACCATCGACACCGGCGAGACGCTGCTCTCCCGCAATGCACCGAACGGTAGCATCTATGTCCTCCTCGCCGGTCGCGTGAGCGTACACCTGACGGCCCCGGACGACGAACCAGCGTTTTACATCGGCATTGGAGAATGTGCCGGCGAGATGTCGGTGGTTGATGGCAACGTGGTGTCGGCCGACGTCATTGCCGAGGAGGAAACATGCGTATTGCGGGTTTCGCAGGATGTCCTCTGGACGATGGTCGAAATCTCGCATGCCATCGCCCGCAATCTGCTCTACATCCTGTCGACACGGGTGCGCCATGGCAACGAGTTGCTCATTCGCAACAAGCGAACGCAGCGCGACCTCGAACTGGCAGCGACGGTCGATGCCCTGACCGGCATCAATAACCGCGGCTGGATGGAACATTCTTTCCCGCGGATCATGGCGCGCTGTGCCGACGGGGGCCGTTCATTCTGCTGCCTGCTGATCGACATCGACAACTTCAAGCGGCTCAACGACACCTGGGGACACGTTTCCGGTGATCAGGCGCTGGCGGCCGTCGCCGCATCGCTCGTCAACAACATAAGACCAGAGGATCTGCTGGCGCGTTTCGGTGGCGAGGAGTTCGTAATCGGCTTGCCGAACACCGGCTTGGACGAGGCCTTCATCGTCGCCGAACGTGTGCGTCGCGCGATCGAATTCCTGCCGTTGAACTTCCGACGCGGCGAAGGTCTGCCGCACATGACCGTATCGATCGGCATCGGGCGCATGCAGCCGGAGCAAACATTGCCGGAGTTGATCGCCACCGCCGATGAAGCGCTCTACCGGGCGAAAAGCGGCGGACGTAATCGGGTCATGCTCTAG
- a CDS encoding AMP-binding protein, whose product MNKIWLKNYPQGIPAEIDPDQFKSIPDLLDKTLAKFADRPAFHNLGCTMSYVELEQKSRAFAAFLQGLPGMVKGERVAIMSPNLLQYPVVLFGILRAGMIVVNVNPLYTPRELEHQLKDSGTRAIVIVENFAQTLQQVLGKTTVKHVITTQIGDMLPAPKRWLINFAIKHVKKMVPAWHIDGAITLASALKRGSSVRFNPVDVKNEDIAFLQYTGGTTGVAKGAMLTHRNILANLEQTGVWISGSFKEGSEIVIAPLPMYHIFCLTSTLSFMKWGSLSVLIANPRDLPALVKEMGSWKFTTMTGVNTLFNGLLNTPGFEQLDFSALKVVVGGGAAVQKPVAERWQRVTGHFLTEAYGLTETSPGACCMPLGGAWDGTVGLPIPSTEASIRDEDFNELPVWTGAGDIEKHTGEICVRGPQVMKGYWNNPAETADALHDGWLKTGDVGHLDNQGRVTITDRKKDMILVSGFNVYPNEVESVVAAHPGVLECAVVAVPDEKSGEAVKVVIVKKDPNLTKEAVIEHCRTLLTSYKLPRHVEFRDVLPKTPIGKILRRELR is encoded by the coding sequence ATGAACAAGATCTGGCTCAAAAACTACCCGCAAGGGATCCCGGCGGAGATCGATCCGGATCAATTCAAATCCATACCGGATCTGCTCGACAAGACGCTTGCCAAATTCGCCGACCGGCCGGCCTTTCACAACCTCGGCTGCACGATGAGCTATGTCGAGCTGGAACAGAAGTCACGCGCTTTCGCGGCCTTCCTGCAGGGGCTGCCGGGAATGGTCAAGGGCGAGCGCGTGGCAATCATGTCACCGAACCTGCTGCAGTACCCGGTGGTTCTGTTCGGCATCCTGCGTGCCGGGATGATCGTGGTCAACGTCAATCCGCTGTACACGCCGCGTGAACTGGAACATCAGTTAAAGGACTCTGGCACGCGGGCCATCGTCATCGTCGAAAACTTCGCCCAAACCCTGCAGCAGGTGCTGGGCAAGACGACTGTCAAGCATGTCATCACGACGCAGATTGGCGACATGCTGCCGGCCCCGAAGCGCTGGTTGATCAATTTCGCGATCAAGCACGTCAAGAAGATGGTGCCCGCCTGGCACATCGACGGCGCCATCACGCTCGCTAGTGCGCTCAAGCGCGGTAGTTCGGTGCGTTTCAATCCGGTCGATGTGAAGAATGAAGACATTGCCTTCCTCCAGTACACCGGTGGCACGACCGGCGTTGCCAAGGGCGCCATGCTGACCCACCGCAACATTCTCGCCAATCTGGAACAGACGGGCGTGTGGATATCCGGCAGCTTCAAGGAAGGTAGCGAAATCGTCATTGCCCCGCTGCCGATGTACCACATCTTCTGTCTCACCTCGACGCTGTCGTTCATGAAGTGGGGCAGCCTGAGCGTGCTGATCGCCAACCCGCGCGACCTGCCGGCCCTGGTCAAGGAAATGGGAAGCTGGAAGTTCACGACGATGACCGGCGTCAACACGTTGTTCAATGGCCTGTTGAACACACCGGGCTTCGAACAGCTCGACTTTTCGGCGTTGAAGGTGGTGGTCGGCGGCGGCGCCGCCGTACAGAAGCCTGTCGCCGAGCGCTGGCAGCGGGTGACCGGGCACTTCCTCACCGAAGCCTACGGTCTCACCGAAACCTCGCCCGGCGCCTGCTGCATGCCGTTGGGCGGCGCCTGGGACGGCACGGTCGGCCTGCCCATCCCGTCCACTGAAGCATCGATTCGTGATGAGGATTTCAACGAATTACCGGTGTGGACCGGTGCTGGCGACATCGAGAAGCACACCGGCGAAATCTGCGTTCGCGGCCCGCAGGTGATGAAGGGCTACTGGAACAATCCTGCCGAAACTGCCGACGCGCTGCATGATGGATGGTTGAAAACCGGTGACGTCGGCCACCTCGACAATCAGGGGCGCGTTACTATCACCGACCGCAAGAAGGACATGATTCTGGTGTCGGGCTTCAACGTCTATCCCAATGAGGTCGAAAGTGTCGTTGCGGCGCACCCAGGCGTTCTCGAATGTGCCGTGGTCGCCGTGCCCGACGAAAAATCGGGTGAGGCGGTCAAGGTCGTGATCGTCAAGAAGGATCCGAACCTGACGAAAGAGGCCGTGATCGAGCACTGCCGGACGCTCCTCACCAGCTACAAGTTGCCGCGCCATGTCGAGTTCCGCGATGTGCTGCCCAAGACGCCAATCGGGAAAATTTTGCGCCGCGAATTACGCTAA
- a CDS encoding 3'-5' exoribonuclease has protein sequence MQIFIDTEFTMLAREASLISFGAVSEDGREFYCELSPILDEECSEFVRETVLPLLEGGAAVCPRARFANRLAAWLGQFDAPVLLSDSDWDIYVVRHALSGERNHLPGLLVLPGLAGPLDVMLLTLAPLSVEAMAIFERELRRHFSRDNRQHHALVDARAMRDGLLAIISNLKVE, from the coding sequence ATGCAAATTTTCATCGACACCGAGTTCACAATGCTCGCGCGCGAGGCAAGCCTGATCTCCTTCGGCGCGGTGAGCGAAGACGGCCGCGAGTTCTATTGCGAACTGTCACCGATTCTTGACGAGGAGTGCTCGGAGTTTGTCCGGGAAACCGTGTTGCCCTTGCTCGAAGGCGGCGCGGCGGTTTGCCCACGCGCCCGTTTTGCCAACCGGCTCGCTGCCTGGCTGGGGCAGTTCGATGCCCCGGTGCTGCTCTCGGACAGCGACTGGGACATCTACGTCGTGCGCCACGCCCTGAGCGGCGAGCGCAATCACCTTCCGGGTCTGCTCGTGCTCCCGGGCCTGGCCGGGCCGCTGGACGTCATGCTGCTGACGCTCGCGCCCCTTTCGGTCGAGGCGATGGCGATTTTCGAGCGCGAGCTCAGGCGCCATTTTTCTAGGGACAACAGGCAACATCATGCGCTGGTCGATGCGCGAGCAATGCGCGACGGGCTGCTGGCCATCATTTCCAATCTCAAGGTGGAATAG
- a CDS encoding MFS transporter, producing the protein MTSATLSQHPRNDVETIAVVGFVHGVSHFFHLLLPPLFPWLMEDFGLSFTGIGATMTVFFVISGVGQALSGFLVDRLGAARVLGAGIGCFLVAAVLLALADDYAMLVVVAALAGLGNSVFHPADFTVLNRHVSQPRLGHAFAMHGLSGNLGWALAPVFLTSIAASAGWRAAALSAAMVAAAALALLFWRRDALADPPGIAYEVREGEGVSIFAFLGSPAVWTCFAFFFLITTAFGAIQNFATPILQNLHGLSLAVAASALSAYLLGGAAGILGGGLLARKGDHERLIALALGAAALLAVALATLPLPSWSVLPLMAGIGFCTGVAGPSRDLLVRRVATSRFGQAAYGRVYGFVYSGLDAGLALAPIVFGVFMDHGRFAQVLIGIAMLQALAIFTALRVGGGETMADPA; encoded by the coding sequence ATGACCAGCGCCACACTCTCACAGCACCCTCGAAACGATGTCGAGACCATCGCCGTGGTCGGTTTCGTGCATGGTGTGTCGCATTTTTTCCACCTGCTGTTGCCGCCGCTGTTTCCCTGGCTGATGGAGGATTTCGGACTCAGCTTTACCGGCATCGGCGCGACGATGACCGTGTTCTTCGTTATTTCCGGAGTCGGCCAGGCCCTCTCGGGTTTTCTGGTCGATCGACTGGGAGCAGCTCGCGTGCTGGGCGCCGGGATCGGCTGCTTCCTCGTTGCCGCGGTGCTGCTCGCGCTTGCCGACGACTATGCCATGCTGGTCGTCGTCGCCGCCTTGGCCGGGCTGGGCAACAGCGTCTTCCACCCGGCGGATTTCACGGTCCTGAACCGCCATGTTTCGCAACCACGCCTCGGCCATGCCTTCGCCATGCACGGCCTTTCCGGCAACCTCGGCTGGGCGCTGGCGCCGGTTTTCCTGACGTCGATTGCCGCCAGCGCCGGCTGGCGAGCCGCCGCGCTGAGCGCGGCCATGGTCGCGGCCGCTGCGCTTGCCCTGCTGTTCTGGCGTCGTGATGCTCTCGCCGATCCACCAGGCATTGCGTACGAAGTGAGGGAAGGCGAAGGCGTCTCGATATTCGCCTTCCTCGGTTCGCCGGCGGTGTGGACGTGTTTCGCCTTCTTCTTCCTGATCACCACCGCCTTCGGGGCAATCCAGAATTTCGCAACCCCTATCCTGCAGAATCTTCACGGACTCTCGCTGGCGGTCGCCGCCAGCGCCCTCTCGGCGTACCTGCTGGGCGGGGCGGCCGGCATTCTCGGCGGCGGCTTGCTCGCCCGCAAGGGTGATCACGAACGCCTGATCGCGCTGGCACTGGGCGCGGCGGCGCTGCTGGCCGTCGCACTGGCGACGCTGCCCCTCCCGTCGTGGAGCGTCTTGCCCCTGATGGCCGGCATCGGCTTCTGCACCGGTGTCGCCGGTCCCTCGCGCGATCTGCTGGTCCGGCGTGTGGCCACCTCACGTTTCGGGCAGGCCGCTTACGGGCGCGTCTACGGCTTCGTCTATTCAGGCCTCGACGCCGGGCTGGCGCTGGCCCCGATTGTCTTCGGCGTGTTCATGGACCACGGACGCTTCGCCCAGGTTCTGATCGGTATCGCCATGCTCCAGGCGCTTGCGATCTTCACCGCGCTACGCGTCGGCGGTGGCGAGACTATGGCTGATCCGGCCTGA
- a CDS encoding crotonase/enoyl-CoA hydratase family protein has product MNLPNLSTVSLSLEQGIAEIHLNRPDKFNAMTEAMWQEIRQAFEWADTTPEVRVVILSGAGKNFCAGIDLALLAGIQQHIAHPDGARSREALRRLILDMQDCLSSVERCRKPVLAAIRGACIGGAVDLVTCCDMRYAATDAVFSVREIDVGMVADVGTLQRLPRLIPEGVARELAFTGRNFLADEAERIGLVNRVFTSQETLPATVRELALAIAAKSPLAIRGIKEVMNYSRDHSVADGLNFVATWNASMLLSDDLGEAIAAQREKRPPRFAD; this is encoded by the coding sequence AACTTGCCGAATCTTTCCACAGTGTCGCTAAGCCTCGAACAGGGCATCGCCGAGATCCACCTCAACCGGCCCGACAAATTCAACGCGATGACCGAGGCCATGTGGCAGGAAATTCGCCAGGCCTTTGAATGGGCAGACACCACACCCGAGGTGCGCGTCGTCATTCTCTCCGGCGCCGGCAAGAACTTCTGTGCCGGCATTGATCTCGCCCTGCTCGCCGGCATCCAGCAGCACATCGCACATCCCGACGGTGCGCGCAGTCGGGAAGCCTTGCGCCGCCTGATCCTCGACATGCAGGATTGCCTCTCTAGCGTCGAACGCTGTCGCAAACCCGTGCTGGCCGCCATCCGCGGCGCCTGCATCGGCGGCGCGGTCGATCTGGTGACCTGCTGCGACATGCGCTACGCCGCCACCGACGCCGTTTTTTCGGTACGCGAGATCGACGTCGGCATGGTCGCCGACGTCGGCACCCTGCAGCGCCTGCCGCGCCTGATACCGGAAGGCGTGGCCCGCGAACTGGCGTTCACCGGGCGCAACTTCCTGGCCGATGAAGCGGAACGGATCGGCCTGGTCAACCGTGTTTTCACATCCCAAGAGACGTTGCCCGCAACGGTTCGCGAGCTGGCGCTCGCCATCGCCGCCAAATCACCGCTGGCAATTCGCGGCATCAAAGAGGTGATGAACTACAGCCGTGACCATTCGGTTGCCGACGGACTCAACTTCGTCGCCACCTGGAATGCGTCGATGCTGCTCTCGGACGATCTTGGCGAAGCGATCGCCGCCCAGCGCGAAAAGCGCCCGCCGCGCTTCGCCGACTGA